The Miscanthus floridulus cultivar M001 chromosome 6, ASM1932011v1, whole genome shotgun sequence genomic interval GTCGCGATGCGCCGCTCGCTCCGCCGCGGCGACCACTCGGCGGCGATGTTCGTCACGGCAGCAGCTTTGCTCCTCGCCGCTCTCCACGTGACAGTCCGGGCACACGAGCGGGCGGCGAGACGCCGCCGGGGCGCGCTCAAGGCCCTGGCCTGGGCGCTGTCCTCGGCCCTGACGGGCATGTTCGCCCACCGCGTCGCCGCGATCGCCCCGTTCGCCGTCATGGTCTGGAGCATGGCCGGCGCTGCAGTGACTGGTGGGTTCTACCTCCTGTTCGTGGTGCACGACCATGGCATGGAGACGCTGCCGTACGTCCCAAGGTAGGGTAGTGACCATCGACAGGAACCATGACACATACGAGTACTACGCTGGCTGGTGTGCCGCAGCCTCCAAGAAGTGATCATGTGGAGTAAATTGTTTGCACGTGATGCAAATATCCATCTATAAACCAAAACCCCATTAATACTATTTCTCTGCTTCCACATTGTCACGTCATCACTGTTTCCACCGTCCGATATTAACTAGCAATCTCCACCCTTACCATTAGTTGTTTGAACCATAATCCCAGCCAAGTTGTTGTGGTTCATCTGTGTGCGGTACGCACgctctgcaaaaaaagaaaaaaggaaaaaaaaaaaaagacggcAACTAGGCCATAAGAGCTTTCTAATGCCACCACTCTTCCGAttcctctccccacttcaccTCTTCCGCTACCTTGACAATTTAGTTATAATTTAGGAGCTGCCACTAGCTTGAACCCCACACCACCCTCTCACAAATCCACGTCCATGGAAGCTTCTTAATCAATTATCCAAAGTTAGTCCAATTAGCAGGGGTACTTTTTAGCGTGAGGATTCCATTGAGGCACCGATCCAGCGTGTTCCCACCATGATTATCGCAAATCTCGAACCAGAGGCTTACTTCATTCATGCACGTGATGCAAATATCCATCTATATCTCTTGTAAACCAAAACCCCATTAATACTATTTCTCTGCTTCCACATTGTCACGTCATCACTGTTTCCACCGTCCGATATTAACTAGCAATCTCCACCCTTACCGTTAGTTGTTTGAACCATAATCCCACCTAATGCCTTCTGCAAGTGCTCCTCTTGTAAGCACACCCTACCCGGCCAAGTTGTTGTGGTTCATCTGTGTGCGGTACGCACGCTCGAGCTTTCTAATGCCACCACTCTTCCgatttctctccccacttcacctcTTCCGCTACCTTGACAATTTAGTTATAATTTAGGAGCTGCCACTAGCTTGAACCCCACACCACTCTCTCACAAATCCACGTCCATGGAAGCTTCTTAATCAATTATCCAAAGTTAGTCCAATTAGCAGGGGTACTTTCCATTGAGGCACCGATCTAGCGTGTTCCCACCATGATTATCGCAAATCTCGAACCAGAGGCTTACTTCATTCATGCCCGTGAGGTACCCATTACACAGTTATAGGCTTTGAAGCTAGCTGGGACAGTGTCATGCATACTTCTTGGCCTCTACCGTGTTTCTGCACACATATTATTTCTCATACTTCTGTTTCTAGAGCTTGGTTTGTAGCATTGACTAAGAGATGCATGTCAGCATGCCATCATTTTATTCTACTAAATGGTTGCATGTTCGTATAGATCACAAGATCGTCTATTCAGCTCATATAAATGACATTATGTTTTCGTTTGACATTTGTCATATGTCTTCATAAAGTCAATAGAGAAGTTACCCAACTCCTACTGGATTTTGGTATTCCAACTCACACATGCCTTTTGCAATCTTTCAAGGATGGATAGTGAATGTTATTTAAATCTTTATCTTCTCTTACCAGCTTCAGATATCTGATTACCAATCATCTTAGATCACCCTCACAATACCCTGCGGCAACGCGTGGCGAATTCATTTCTGCGTACCAGAACAGAACTCCAGAAGCATGAGTTGAAACATGATAACATTGATAATCAGAATCCAAAACAAGGTATATGAAAATGACATCATGATGCTTTGGTCAACAAAATTTCCTAAGCTTAGCCTACTGAGGTTCTGCAATTCTGAAGCTATGAGCCAAGTACAGAGCTGCAGCCTTGAAGAGTACACATCAAGGTATCTGAATGTATTAAGAATGAAATGCAACTGCAGTTGCTTCCCATATATAGCCAGTTTGCTGGAATCATTTCATTGCGTGCCTCAGGTGGCTATTTTCACATTGCAAGCAGATGCATATGCATCGGCAAGGCTAGGAAGAACATCCTTATGAGGATGTACATACCTTGAGCAGAACACGCTATCACTAAGCGAGACCATCGTGTAGAAGCTCTGATCTTTTCGGATCAATCCTTTCTCCTGGAGCACCTTCATGACGTAATGCCGGGGCACCAGCCGGCGTTCCAGACTGTACATCAGGATTGTGGGCAAGCCCTGAATGTACTTGGTATCCACGCCGACCACTTTGGTCAGGAACTCACAGATGCGCTGAATCCTCTCCCTGGAGCGCACCAGCACCAACGGGTTCCTCTGCACCATTCTGGCAACCTCAGCGTCTGAGCACCCGAGAATCTTGGCCATCATCTTGAGCTTAGAGGCCATGGTCTCCGGGGCGAGGCCCGCCACGGCGGTCACAGCCTGCCTGAACAAAAGCGTGTTGCGGGGCACGCCCATCTCATCAGCACGCACGAGGATGGCCCTGGTGCTGTCCGGGTTGCCGGTGAGCAGCCTCGGGTTGGACACGCACATTTTGCCAATCTCCTGTTCAGATAGACCGTACTCCTGGAGCAGCCGGATGTTGGTCTTCACCACCTTGTGGAGGTCGGAGGTTACGAGGTAGGAGTTACGCCTGACGATGCGGAGGAACTTGTCGGGCGAGCCGAGGAAGGGCATCCAGAAGCCGAGCTTCTCGTCGATGTTGAAGGTGCGGAATGAATAGGGGGCCACGCGGACGAAGATGCTGATCTGCGCGCCGGAGAAGCCGTAGCTGCGGAAGCGGTCCACGCGGACCCGCAGGGTGTTGTCGACGCTGCAGTTGAGGATGCGCGGGTCTTTGGCCACGAGCAGCGTGATGTCGGCCTTGGAGAGGCCGAGCGCCGGGCCGGTGAGGAAGGAGAGCACTGCATCGGCGTTGGAGAACGATTTCCAGTGGGAGATACACTTCGCGGCTTTCGCGGCTTGCTCTCGGGTGATGCCGCAGGTGGAGACGAGGTAGTCATCGGCGGCGAAGTGGCCCGGAGAGGAGTAGGTCGCGGAGGCGGTGGAGAGGAGAACGCGCTGGAGGGAGAGCTGTATGAGAGATGCGGAGCGGTGGACGGGAAGGAGATCTTGCAGGTGAAGGGAGAGATGTTTTTGGAGGCGgagcatggcggcggcggcggcggcggtagtgCCAGGCTTCCGACCTCTCACGCACCCCTTCCCCCTCAGCGAGTCAAAACACTCACCAGCGCGACCGGACATCTCTTGGGCTAATAAGCATTATTTGAGCCCACAAGTGTCGGGCCGAATCCAACAATAAAGcgtgcgcgcgcgcgcacacagaaCAAGCGATTGCAAATTTCTGAAAGGGCTACGTGTTAAATTGCTGAACATGAGCTCTGCTTCCAGATTTGTGTGTCCTAACACAGCAAAAATGTGATATGAAAGTAGGGATCCAGCTTTGTGTTATATTCTGCATATAGTTGCATAGGACGTCGGCTACCACCAAAATAACAGCGGCGCTGAgttttaaaataattttagaaaatcgtgctaaatttaaaatttaaacccGAGTAAACATGTTTTACTGATAAAGAGCGTAATTGAAGCTACTTAGTCCCAAGCTATATGCAAGTAGAGACCCAGATGATTCCTAACGAGTGGTTTCTAGTTTCTACTGTCAAGCTACTGAATTAGTTTATTTCCATTTTTTTTCGAACCTTTGTAATCTACGCATAGGCTCATATATACATGCATGTAAATGCACGCCGCTCTAAATTAGTTTATAATTTGCATCTTATTTTCTTCTCCTTTAAAACTTGATCTCCATCCGGAGCTACGGCGGTGAAGCCATGGGCGCGACCGTGGGGCTCGGCGGCAGGGAGGCCAGGGCGTCACCAAGGAAGGGTGAGGACGACAACGATGACCTCTGCGACGGCATGCCACCTGAGTGGCACCTACTGCTCAGTCATGACGGCGGCTCTCGCGGACGTTCTCCACATCGGCAAATGGCGGATGGCACCTCGACGGTGGCTAGCGGGGCCTACCCCGGACCAGGCCATCATAGCCGGTGGCCACGAGGGCCACCACGACAGCGACGGTGAGGGGGCAGCGCTTTTCCCCGTGGACTCGCCTAGGCCCaatttttttacaatttggcccttttttgaagAAATTTACGTTTGATCCTCtgggagacttaaactcatctttggaccctaggGGTCAGTGCTAGGACTaatggcgccgaggtaacacgtctcggcgccacagatcttggctccgaaGTGCCTGGCCGAGCACAGCAAGGCATCCTAGGTGGCGTTCACGTGGCTGGTACCTCAgtgccagaatacatggcgccgagcATGGATTCAAAACGTGTGGCCAAGTTTCCCTTGTCGAGGCTGctctcatttcttcctcctccctctcggtttcttcctctccctaacccaaccaatctcttgaatcgacgaatttgaccttggatacttggatttgatccatacatcttcACGAGCAAGGTATCATCTCTCCCCTTATCAAATTTTAcgcattgatttggtatatattacgtctattttGTAATCCTAGATACGTTATTACCtaatgtttgaagtgattttttattttttatattatgCAGCGGTAGGATGCCAAGGTGTGGTAAAGCTAGTAAGCCAAGGTAATCTCTTATCATCGTATTATATTATGTTTTCAtttatgtgcaacaaatagaaaaaccctaggtttagggttaaatgttcattgctttcggttcttagaacaaatttggttcaattgtagttatggccggatgaccaaAAATGCCTTCGACtcgttgcctctgcctagtggtgttccagtgcctaTGTGCTTTTACgatgatccttgcaaggtagccaagtccgataaaaaggacacgtataggcagaggtattggatgtgtgccaattttatgtttgagcctacacttcgtcagcgccgcattaacaagatggtgagaaattgatgttgtttaatatttattttgtgtcaaatgaagtcttgcatgatttatttgttttgtaacgaTTGCATTTGTTGcggacccctccaccgctctgtgattttaaGCAGTGGAtcaacactgagatcaagccggaagacaaggagtggatgcATAACTGTTACGGTAggaaggcagaggacaaggagatgatggagaagagacgtagagaggaggctctagaaaaggagcacaagaaagaggaggaaaggagacgTGTTGCTCcgcacagggaggagagggagaggaagcttGAGCATGCGCAGCGAGCGAAGgcggcgatggaggagaatcccgatgctcagaggaagggaaagtggcctcgttgcactcagtagtcttcataacttgctagttctatgttATATTCACgaacaatgttgtctaatcttggactttgcattgtgttgtcatgtaatacaCTTTTAGTTTGTCGTCATGTACTTCAAATATTGTTATGTTGATTAATGTGCTCTATTATTAGATATTTTATAGTGTTGTTGGTTTTattatttgttgtcataatattgagtttaatattGCATAGGTAGTAAAACGAGCTCATGTAGTGCAAATAAAACGTAATGAAGTAGTGGATTACCTAATTCAACACACAcagcacatgaaatggcatgtaaTAACATGTAtcaaactagggtacagaggtcctggactaaacctaacatgccttagataattgaagcaaacaacaagcatatgaaatgacatgtgagaacatatgccaaacaagggtacatatttCCTTCAACtaaccctaacatgccttaggtgattaaaccaaaaaaacaaacacatggatgtggccCGTTAAAAAGATTGCtttgtcctagtagtgtggccacatagcaaattgtgttgcaccttctccacagtatcctcccattgttggtggtggtggaggcggaggtggtggcggaggacccttgttcctgtgattagggcaggtgcaatatggatcattgcagagtgcctcctgtgaactgGCACCATTGTTATCGTCttcctgttcgtcgtccttgtaatcgcactgctaacttccctttctagatcgaagatacggttctgcaggtagtagatgtactccacatgcggataaataggtcgaggatcgacccacctagtgaacccacaatTTTCTTTGGGcaaggaagactgcaataagtatgtcatgtaagttgtatagaagaggaacatattgaagaaacaaatagtaatagcaattatccatgttcgcgggcatttgaagaaacgatgacctccatctattttctcggtgaacatctgcactaggcagtcctcaccatgcatgtattttggccattcttctttccgttcatcgtatcctctcagtggtgcctctttggtgaaatcacttttgctctcaattgGGAACCTCTCATGAAGagtttcctcaaagaaatcaggaccaagagaaccctcccacataatggtagttcccttctCCTTTCCTCTatctctggacgaccctccagacattggtactgcaacgaaagaaaatactgAGGAGTGCTCTttttccttgttgtgtgtgtgaatgagagagagtgaggggttatttatatgttgagaggaggaatggaggcctctcaatgtgccatgtcagcgatccgtgtgcctcttcacctcaacccttggatcaaatagtaataagatggatggtggagatagagtggagttgtgcttccttgcatgccttcctATCTTGAGCAAATCATCATTCCTATAGGTGTATTACTCGTCCTtctaactgaaaagtctattttcattatcttaaaagcctagattcgttagCTGTTACTGAAAAACCTAGATTCATCTGCAAAGCGTCTGTACGATACGACtggactatacacgttctaatgaatttgcatttaatctgtgtactatatttatgcctttttagcagtgtagtataattaatgattcacggAATAAATTCGTAAAAGTTTCccttgtttcaggagcatccacggttacaaacagagacatcattatataatccaaacatttaatcgtccaaaaaacacaatacaaccacatcgaacatcacaatcaacataacatgtcctgcataatccacaatgtccatacagttcCAAATAGTTATAAAAAAAGTAAGTACATACTTTCTAAATCTCCACACATGTAAAATAAGCAAAGTCCATGCAACCCAAATAATTATGGCATCGAATCTAAGTTGGTAGCATAGTCTTAACCTATAAGTCATCatcactgcctcctagtcttacccttacccttatgGCCAAGAGCGTCGGTGCGTGGAGTGTACTTGCAAGGCGGACGGCGTTGTCTCGTTCTTGCAACCTGCGTAGGCTGAGTCGAAGGAGCGTCCTAGAGCTGAGACTCGACAAGCTCATCATAACCATGCTCCTCGCCCTCCTCGTCGTCCTTGTCTCCATGGCCTTGGAAAGTGTCCACAGTCGCAACGCTAGTACCTCCGTGCGAAGAAGTACCGAGACCTACAGGTGTGTCCCATTGTCGTGCGTGTTGCCAGTGTACATCCATCGCAGCGCTAGCACCACAACCACAACGAGCCGCAGCACGCCGCAGCCTACGTGCTAGCCTCTATCATGCAAAGATGCAATTAATAAGCTATTGAGTGCATACAAATAAGTTATTATTCAAATGAATGCCATATCATCATCGTACTACCTCTGTTATGCTAGATGTCATGCTTGAGCAGTGAGATATTAAGTAGAAAACCACTAGCTCAAACAACTTAATTAAGCATAAAACATCAAGAGGGCCAGTGTCGACTTACTGCAAGAAAGTTTAGTGTGTGGTCGTCCACGCCTGTCTTTGGAAACCGTTCAATCTCAATCACAGATTGCCTCAGCGCGTTGCCCtgcaaaaaaaatatattaatgCGTTTAAAATCTAAAATTAAAAACTTACTGAAATTTTGATATTGAAATTAGTAGTTCAAAATGCCAAGAAGCAGCAGTGCATCATTTACATATATTGTATTCACGACGACTCGTCCAGTGGACATAAAGCCACCATACGAGAAGATGGTGGAAAACATGGTTGAATTTGGGTCACCAGACAGGCGGCttgtttgctggttggtttctgggctggttttggctggctggtgctggtttattgtgagagaaaaacactgttggctggctggtttggactggctgaaaccaacaagcgaacaggctgaggaGGTCCGGCGGCATGCTCAATTCTGCCCT includes:
- the LOC136458419 gene encoding transcription termination factor MTERF2, chloroplastic-like; the protein is MLRLQKHLSLHLQDLLPVHRSASLIQLSLQRVLLSTASATYSSPGHFAADDYLVSTCGITREQAAKAAKCISHWKSFSNADAVLSFLTGPALGLSKADITLLVAKDPRILNCSVDNTLRVRVDRFRSYGFSGAQISIFVRVAPYSFRTFNIDEKLGFWMPFLGSPDKFLRIVRRNSYLVTSDLHKVVKTNIRLLQEYGLSEQEIGKMCVSNPRLLTGNPDSTRAILVRADEMGVPRNTLLFRQAVTAVAGLAPETMASKLKMMAKILGCSDAEVARMVQRNPLVLVRSRERIQRICEFLTKVVGVDTKYIQGLPTILMYSLERRLVPRHYVMKVLQEKGLIRKDQSFYTMVSLSDSVFCSRYVHPHKDVLPSLADAYASACNVKIAT